A window from Candidatus Thermoplasmatota archaeon encodes these proteins:
- a CDS encoding pyridoxal phosphate-dependent aminotransferase, with protein sequence MRSFHARRLADVEPSGTVKLQDVIARLKSQGREIVSLSVGEPDFATPKHVREAAKKALDEGHTHYTSSFGIPTLREAVADKHRKENGIPAEPKHVLVTPAKQAVFMAMLATLDEGDEVLLPDPAWVSYEPIARMCGARPVPVPVSAHRDYRMLPEDVARAVTPKTKMIVLNSPSNPTGGVATDHDVKGLADLAVDKDLLVLSDELYEKILYEGRHVSPASLPGMFERTITVNGLSKSFAMTGWRLGWAVAPEPLLAEMSKIQQHSITHCATFAQHAAVAALRGSQRFVEEMRTEFLARRDLVVNALNATPGFNCVRPKGAFYVFPSYSFGIPSEDLALFLLENAGVAVTPGSAFGANGEGHLRISYANSRENLQKGLAAIAEAVPKLAS encoded by the coding sequence ATGCGCTCCTTCCACGCGCGCCGGCTCGCCGACGTGGAGCCAAGCGGCACCGTGAAGCTGCAGGACGTGATCGCGCGCCTGAAGAGCCAGGGGCGCGAGATCGTTTCCCTGTCGGTCGGGGAGCCCGACTTTGCCACGCCCAAGCACGTCCGGGAGGCTGCCAAGAAGGCGCTCGACGAGGGCCACACGCACTACACGTCGAGCTTTGGCATCCCCACGCTGCGCGAGGCCGTGGCCGACAAGCACCGCAAGGAGAACGGCATCCCCGCCGAGCCCAAGCACGTGCTCGTGACCCCGGCCAAGCAGGCCGTCTTCATGGCGATGCTCGCCACGCTCGACGAGGGGGACGAGGTCCTCCTGCCGGACCCGGCGTGGGTGAGCTACGAGCCCATCGCGCGCATGTGCGGCGCGCGACCGGTCCCGGTTCCCGTGTCCGCCCACCGGGACTACCGCATGCTGCCCGAGGACGTCGCGCGGGCCGTCACGCCAAAGACGAAGATGATCGTGCTCAACAGCCCAAGCAACCCCACGGGCGGCGTGGCAACGGACCACGACGTGAAGGGCCTTGCCGATCTTGCCGTCGACAAGGATCTTCTCGTCCTCTCGGACGAGCTCTACGAGAAGATCCTGTACGAGGGCCGCCACGTGAGCCCCGCCTCGCTTCCGGGCATGTTCGAGCGGACGATCACCGTAAACGGTCTCTCGAAGTCGTTTGCCATGACCGGCTGGCGCCTGGGCTGGGCCGTCGCCCCCGAGCCGCTGCTGGCTGAGATGAGCAAGATCCAGCAGCACTCGATCACGCACTGCGCGACCTTTGCCCAACACGCCGCGGTGGCCGCGCTCCGCGGAAGCCAGCGGTTCGTGGAGGAGATGCGCACCGAATTCTTGGCCCGACGCGACCTCGTCGTGAACGCGCTCAACGCCACGCCCGGGTTCAACTGCGTGCGGCCCAAGGGCGCCTTCTACGTCTTCCCCTCCTACTCGTTTGGGATCCCAAGCGAGGACCTCGCGCTGTTCCTTCTGGAGAACGCGGGGGTCGCCGTGACCCCCGGATCGGCCTTCGGTGCAAACGGCGAGGGCCACCTGCGCATCAGCTACGCCAACAGCCGGGAGAACCTCCAGAAGGGGCTTGCCGCCATCGCGGAGGCCGTGCCGAAGCTTGCTTCCTAG